DNA from uncultured Methanobrevibacter sp.:
CGTTTTTTCAACAATCAAATCTTTGGTGTTCATCTAACCACATCATGTTTCTCAGTTTAATTAATTATTCCCTGAATCTTATCTTTTCCCATTCCAAATTAAAATTATCTTCAAAGTCCTGAATCATATCATCAATTAAATATACTTCCCATTTATATTGAATTCCCATGTACATGATAATCAATGACTCTACAATGTCCTCGGTTGAGAGGTCCTGTCTGATTTCCCTGTTTTTTTGACCTTCCTCAATAATTTCTGTGAAAAAATCCTTAAATTCTTTTAAAATACAATGGCTCAACTCCGCATAATTTTCATAAGCAAATACCTCTCCGGTTAAAACCAGCAATAATGATCTGTAGTCTATATCACCATCAATCGATTCAATCTTGATTCCGGTTTCTTTTTGCCTGAAAATTTCAGCCATGACATCATGGATTTTTTCTTTTGCATTACCATTTATCTGTCTGAGTTTGTCTATATTAAATCTGTAATAATTCATATAATATTTTTCAATAAGTTCATCGTATATTTCTTCCTTATTTGAAAAATAGTGATATATTCCACCAATTGCAATTCCGGAGGATGCACTTATTTCTCTAATAGAAATCAGAGAGTCTTGTTTTTCTATCATTAATTTTAAAGTATTTTCTAAAATTAACTGTTTTGTATTCATACATTAAATAATTTATATTTTATAGTTATTAAATGATATAGAGAACGAACGTTCGGTTGAAGTGTAAAATTAATTTTAAGAACAAACGTTCTGTTATATTGGAAAATAAAAACTAAATTTATAGTTTTAATTCCTCAAACAACAATAAGTTTATAAAACAATAAACTGAGAAATATTATTGAGTAAATTTTTTGAATGAATATTCTATAATTACTTACAAATTTGAGGTATTTTAAAATGAAGAAAAAAACGATAGGGATATTGCTGATAATCCTTGTATTGTTTATAAGTATCGGTGCAATTTCAGCGACTGATGCTAATGAAACATTAATGGAAGAAGTCAGTGATACAGACGTGGCAGCAACTTCAGTTGCTGTTGATGAAGACAACGCTATTTCGCCGGAGAGTGAAAGTGGCGGAGATGTTGAAATTAATGTAACTGATAGTCGAGATGAAAATCATAAGGTGGGAGTTGCATCCTCTGCTTCAGATGATGTGCTTTCCGCTGCAAATGATGATTTGCTTAAACACAGTAGTAAAAATTTTTACTATGATGGTACTGGTGAATGGTATTATGATTTGGAAGATGCCTGGTCTGACGCTGAAAATCATAAGGGAGGAACAATAAAGGTTTTGGCAGGTTATTATAAATACTCTGATGATGATGATGATTTTGAGTATAAAGTTAATACAGCAGTAGCTATAACACTCCAGCCATACGGCAACGGCCCAGTAACTTTTGATGGAAGTGGAAGTGGTTGGTTCCTTCGTGTAACTAATAATAATGTAAAGGTCACAATCAATGACATT
Protein-coding regions in this window:
- a CDS encoding TetR/AcrR family transcriptional regulator is translated as MNTKQLILENTLKLMIEKQDSLISIREISASSGIAIGGIYHYFSNKEEIYDELIEKYYMNYYRFNIDKLRQINGNAKEKIHDVMAEIFRQKETGIKIESIDGDIDYRSLLLVLTGEVFAYENYAELSHCILKEFKDFFTEIIEEGQKNREIRQDLSTEDIVESLIIMYMGIQYKWEVYLIDDMIQDFEDNFNLEWEKIRFRE